Below is a window of Macadamia integrifolia cultivar HAES 741 chromosome 8, SCU_Mint_v3, whole genome shotgun sequence DNA.
AAAGCCGATAATTCCAAAAACGAGCAACTGCCACTACCCATCTCCCAAGATGCAAGAAAAGAACAGTATCATGTAGCAATGAACTACTAAGGAATTAATCAAAATTGGACGAGTCTACCATAACCTTTCCAAAGTCTAAGAGAAGAGAATAGATTTGGATAGGTTGATAAGAAGTTCAAGGAGTACATGAGCTATGTTGTTCCATTTTATAGTTATATCCACTACTGTTGCAGAAGAATATCTCTTGAGGTGGGGAATTTCAATCTAGTTTCACTGAAGAAAACAGGTAATGCACAAAccagaaggaagaaatgaaacCAACAGTGCCTGTGGCAAGCATGATTGCTATAACCATGAAGAGTGAGTAACCAAGATAAAGAGTAGAAGAGACAGCTCCACTCAGATTCCTGAGATCAAATACGAGATAGTTTATGGAATATAAGAAGATGTAGAGGGCCACAGAACCAGAGGCAAAGAAGGAtttccaccaccacctccagtCCTCCACACAGAGGTGCATGTAAGTCAAGACAAGGGATACTTCAGCGCAGACTATCACAAGAAGGGTCAGTACTATGAACAAGAATCCGAAAACATAGTAGACACGACCCATCCAAATGCTGGACAGTATGAAGAAGAGCTCAATAAAGAGGGTACCAAAAGGAAGAGTCCCTGCTCCAAGGACCAACAACCAAGATGGGTACTTTTGCGCTGGGACTTCACGGGGGATCTGATTGGTCCTAACAGGGTACTCAATGTGAGGTGCCTTAGACCCAAGGTACCCACCAAGAAGAGTAAGAGGAACAGAGATGCAAAACCAGAGCAAAATCAGAACAACAAAAATGGAGAAAGGAATTGCCCCCGTACTGTGGCTACCCCACAAAAGGAAATTCAAAGTGGTTAGTATCAGAAACGCGATACCAGGGAAGAAGCAGGCCGCCTTCCATGAGATTGAAATCCATCCCATGTTACTGTTACAACTGATTGTCCTCCAAAGCCGAACAGCAACATAACCCGCAGCAACTCCAAGGAACATGTAGAAGAATAGCATGCCAGTGAGAAGAGCTCCACGAGAAGCTGGGGACATGAAGCCGAGGGCAGCAAACAAGATTGTCACAACTGCCATTCCCAGGATCTGAACACCATCTCCAGCCATTATACAAAGGAGGGCCGGATTGCTTGGAGTCCTGAAGACATCTCCCACAACAAGCTTCCACCCTGATAGCTCCTCATTCATCTGGGCCTGCGCTTCCTTGTCTAGCTGCTCATAGCGAGTAAGGTCTCGCCGGACAGTCCTCAAGAATATTACAAGCACAATACCAGCAAGGAAGGTGATCACCATTAAAGAGTTGAGAATTGAGAACCAGTGGACCTTAGCTCCCTCCATTTTCAGGTATGCATCCCATCTCGATGGCCACTTGATATCACTCTCCACAAAGGTGACCTCATAGGAGAAAGCTAATGACTGACCTTGCTTGACGGCCATCGCCACAGTGGAGGGATCGCAACGGATAGGagatgggtatttttcgtaCATCTTCAGTTTCTTTACCGCTCCCATATCATGCTGGAAACTGCAAGGAACCACCTCAAATCCCACAACCATGTAACCAGGCATATTTGATCCGGACTTCTCCATTGTAGGGATCACCTCACCAGCATCACCAGTGCTCATCATCCCGGCCATATTGCTTTCTTCGTATTTGTGAACCAGAACCGTGAACTTCAAATGGTTGAACACATAGTAAACGTCCTGAACCTTGATACCAACGGGGTAACCTGTCCATCTGATGAAGTAATTATCTTTCTTTGTGTAGCGAATTGCAGGGAGGTTGTCAAGGATCAGATTCACCTGATACATCTCGTCTATCCTCTTGGTCAAAACACTGAAATCATCGGCTGACAATTGACCGGTTTCGCAGAGAAAGATTTCGCTCTCGTTGGTGTAAGTCTTAAACCTGAGAGGCGAATTCTCGATCCTATCTCCCATGAGGAGTTCACCGAGGTTTTCTCTGCTGTCTTTCACGCCCTCTTGAGGTTTACAGAAGGGTAGACTGTAATAGCTGAAGGGCATCTCAGCATCAATGGAAGTAAGAGAATTCACCTTCACTGATAACTGCTCGCCAACTTCGTATTTATGAGGGTAACTACCCGGAAGATAAAACCCATCTCCGGATGGAAGAATCAAGCagcaaagaaatacccagatcCATAATTGACGGAAACAGCCCATCGTTCCCAGTATTTGCATAATTTTCTTCAGATCTGGAAGAGACCCAGACCAACAGATGTGTGGAGAAGGCCAATCGTGGGATCAATTTAGATCTACAGATAAAAACTTGAAATTATTTTCCTACGAGATGCAAACTCTAGAGCTAGTATCAATAACAGTAAGAGAGTTGTTATTGAGAAATATTTCTAAAGGAATGAACAAAAGCAACTGACCTTTCAAACTGACGGAGAATCAGAAGACTTACAGAAAGAAGCCGCTCCGATTTAGAGATTTCTGCGACTACGGAGATCGAAGAAGAGTCTGAAATCTGGCTCGaatcgaaggaagaagaagcccTAAATAAGAAACCCCTAATGACTTAGGCAGTTATTCTCGCATTTGCGAATAAACTACTATATTAACATCTCTGATCTCTTCGAAGTCCGAAATGGCTATAAAAAAAGCATTTCCCACCGTCAGATCTGTATTCATATGACACAAGTACCCCTCTATTATCAATGTTATTACAATATCATTGTTATTAAATCGGCCCAGTTGTTGAACCAGCAGTGATTGGCTTTCCACTCAAACGGTTCAACTACTAGGCTACCTGTAATTGAAACAGAAAGGTTAAAATTCTCATGATCAGTGACCACCATATTGGACACTGCCAGTACCAAGACAGATTAGCTGATCTGGACCTTTCCTGATTgatattttcattaattttgatcatttctTTTATCTACTATGGTCACCTATTtgcacagtttttttttttttggtaaaacacaTACTTGTTCTTATTTACACATGCATACGACAGGATTTGATTTCACAAGTTCTCCTCTCAACTTCGACTCTTTAAGTCGAAACTATCACCACTAAATTAAGCTGGTGGTTATAGGATATCTATTATACTCCTACAATGAGCTTTTCCACGTTCATTATGAATAAACTATTTTTCTATTAAGAAAaattgggggaggggaggagttACCTGTTAGCCTCACgcatataaaaaattatattactTTGGCATGAAAATGGCAACATGGATAATGCTTATTATCAATGGTGAAACCATGAAAGTATTTAATTTCCGTCAACTGTGTAGAAAGATTCCCTCTCCACAAGTGATTGGATCCTTGGGTCATCAGTATGGTCTGTAGATTTTTAAGGTTGAAACTATCCTTCCTTTCGTTCATCTGACATACCGATGTTGATGACGAAAAAAATAGGCAAGGAGAACTTGATCCTTCAACCATTTGGTTGGAGGATTTCATATGCAGATAAAAGGCAATGAGCTTACAAGTATTAGGGTAGGTTAGATGGGATGACTACTTTAAGAACACATCcaaattatcaaaatataaatcaattgGAGCTCACAGTAGAGGAGAGCGTAGAGATGTGGGCACCGTGACTAGCCAGAGAAGGAGCATGTGCAAAGATTTCTTTAAAAGTGAATCTACAAGATTTCCTCTTCTAATCAAGTTCAACAAGAATACTTTTAAGGGTAAATAAATGACGGTGAAGCAAACTCTTTGACTACTCACGGTGATGCGAATTAGGCTAAACATGTCAAGCTTGGTAAATAGGCTCTAATGAGCTATAAGCATGTTACACACGAGCTTTAAACATGTTGAGCTATTAATTATTCGGTCTTGGTGGGGCACCATAGTACCCTTGCACCAGGAATGATCGATTATAATCGAGCCAAGCTAGAGctcaaaatatttattaatcGTGTCAGGCTGGTTCAAGCTTTAAACGGTCATGCCCAAAGGGCTAGACCTGAAATTGATACTCCTACACACACCCACATAAGCATATGTACACCCATTCGCAACTAATAAGTGGCGAAGTCTACTTGATTGTGCACATCCACTCTGCAAACATTCACAACACTTCCAATAGAATAGATAATTACACATATATCCACAACACATTATATAAATGGTCCTGCAAATTACTTACATCCACAAAGCCTTATTAGGTCTTGACTGATGTCAATATGTTATTAATTTGGGATCGACTATATTCGAATCAGACAATATTActcttatttttcataaaaattagattttttgatattttacccatgatattgatatgatacCTGATCCCAAAATCGGCCAGATATCAAATTCGGTTTTAACAAATACTGATATGATACGGCTGATACAGTCAATCCGATACCAAGACCTAAAACCATGTTCATCCCTATGatctttaaaaggaaaaaaaaaaaaattgcagctAGAACAACTCCCATTTGAACCATCACTTGAGTCGTGTACAAAAACTTGCAATGCAGAAATATCCTAAATTCCTAACCATGTAAATCAAAGAGGTCAACATAAAAGCAAATAAAATTGGGTGAAACATCAAAGAACACATATGGAcgttttttttataataaaacatcaaaagaaaacagaattaATGTTGTTGTAAAGCAGGTTGGCGATGAGGTTGTGAGCTAAGGGTGGCGTTTGTATTTTTATATCGTCAGAAAGAACGAAGAGGCAAAAGATTTTGAGATAAAAACGAGGAGACATTCATTTAGACAAATACGCAGAAAGCTTTGATTATACAATATCACTCAAATAGGAACAACAATACCAATAAATGATATAGTACATCAATAAGATCATAAATAACACAAGACAGACTGGGAAGCCATGAGAGAGCATCTTTTACCCTCCACAGCTACGCATCTCCTGATCAATAAAGCCACAAAATAAGCAAAAAGTAGGGAGTTGGTGTAAACAAATACAAATTCTATCCAAATCAGGTCAAGGACATCTTGTTTAAGGTGCACCCTCGTCGGAAAGAGACATCAATGATACACTTAGGTCTCACAAAACAAATACAAATTAAATAggcaacatgatttaaagaaaCAAAAGTGCAGATTCAGGCAGCAGTTGAGATGAAACCAGAACAACAGAAAAAAAGGCCAAGACGATGAGGGATCTTGACCTCAAGCCTTGCAAGACCATCAAACAAACCGAATAAAATAGAAGaggcaaaacaaaacaaaacaaaaaaaaggaacaagatATGCACCAGGTCTCAGACCATGGCTGCGCTATAGAGCAGAGGAAGAATAGAGAAGTAATGAAGACTTAACAAAGAAATCGAAATAGATAAGGGTGCTTTAAGAAAACCAAAAGCACCTCATACCAAAAATACCATGTCAATCGACAAATAACACACGCAGGTATGCCATATCAGATGGGCAAAAACATGTAACAAAGTAAATAATATATTGTAGAGGTATGTGGGGCAGAATTCACATTAAGGGGAAGGGAATCCTATAGAAGCATAAagccaaaagaaaatgaaagaaaaatgagcAAATCGAGCAAGCCTGTAGAGGACCGAgaagaaacaaacaaacacagaGAGAACAAAATGATCAAAGCAAACCAATAACTgagcaaagaaaaagaatattcaccatcaggggaaaaaaaaacacaaacgtAATGCAGTAAAACTGATCGAGGGAGAGTCAATCATAGCCAACACACACCACAA
It encodes the following:
- the LOC122087230 gene encoding transmembrane 9 superfamily member 11-like — translated: MQILGTMGCFRQLWIWVFLCCLILPSGDGFYLPGSYPHKYEVGEQLSVKVNSLTSIDAEMPFSYYSLPFCKPQEGVKDSRENLGELLMGDRIENSPLRFKTYTNESEIFLCETGQLSADDFSVLTKRIDEMYQVNLILDNLPAIRYTKKDNYFIRWTGYPVGIKVQDVYYVFNHLKFTVLVHKYEESNMAGMMSTGDAGEVIPTMEKSGSNMPGYMVVGFEVVPCSFQHDMGAVKKLKMYEKYPSPIRCDPSTVAMAVKQGQSLAFSYEVTFVESDIKWPSRWDAYLKMEGAKVHWFSILNSLMVITFLAGIVLVIFLRTVRRDLTRYEQLDKEAQAQMNEELSGWKLVVGDVFRTPSNPALLCIMAGDGVQILGMAVVTILFAALGFMSPASRGALLTGMLFFYMFLGVAAGYVAVRLWRTISCNSNMGWISISWKAACFFPGIAFLILTTLNFLLWGSHSTGAIPFSIFVVLILLWFCISVPLTLLGGYLGSKAPHIEYPVRTNQIPREVPAQKYPSWLLVLGAGTLPFGTLFIELFFILSSIWMGRVYYVFGFLFIVLTLLVIVCAEVSLVLTYMHLCVEDWRWWWKSFFASGSVALYIFLYSINYLVFDLRNLSGAVSSTLYLGYSLFMVIAIMLATGTVGFISSFWFVHYLFSSVKLD